The sequence below is a genomic window from Dyadobacter chenwenxiniae.
ACTTTGTCAGCTGAGCGTAAATACGTTTGTGACGCTGAGCGTAGTACGTCTGTCAGCCTGAGCGTAATACGTCTGTCAGCCAGCGTAATACGTCTGTCAGCCTGATCGCAATACGTCTGTCAGCCTGAGCACAATACGTTTGTCAGCCTGAGCGGAGTCGAAGGCACGTGCAGGACGCTCGTTGACATCGGGCAATCAATCCTGTAAGTAACAATGTGCACGTGCCTTCGACCGCCCGGCGGCCCGGTCCGCTCAGGCTGACAAAAAGGGAGGCGGCGTGACAAGGAAGGCTGTCAAAAAAGGATTCTACCAGACAACAAACTGCCTGAAACAAAATAGAATGATAAGTAAAAACCACTAACAATGACATATAAACTCATAACAGCGTTTCTATTAACCATTTCATTAACAACCATTTCCATAGCCCAGGTTAAACCACAACGCCTTTGGTTTAACAAGCCGGCAAGCCAATGGGAGGAGACCATTCCGGTTGGTAATGGGCGGTTGGGGATGATGAGTGATGGCGGGGTGATGCGGGAGAATGTGGTACTGAACGACATTACGCTTTGGTCCGGCGGGGTGCAGGATGCGAATAATTATGACGCGCATAAAAGCTTGCCTGAGATCCGCAGGCTGCTTCTGGAAGGTAAAAACGATGAAGCGCAGAAGCTGGTGAACCAGAATTTCGTGGCCAAAGGCGCCGGATCGGGGCATGGTGACGGGGCTAATGTGCCTTTTGGGTGTTATCAGGTGCTGGGGAACCTGCGAATGCAGTTTGCTTACAAAGGCGTTGATTCCTCGAACATTCAATACAAAGATTACAAGCGTGAATTGTCGCTGAGTGATGCGGTGGCGAGTCTGGTTTACACCGTGAACGGCGTGACTTACAGGCGCGAATACTTTACGAGCTTTGGGGATGATATTGGCATAATCAAAATTTCGGCCGACAAGCCGGGACAGCTGAATTTGCGCCTTAACCTCGACCGTCCCGAGCGTTTTCAGACTGTTGTGAAGAACAATGCCCTCGAAATGTCGGGGCAGCTGAACAATGGAACGGACGGGAAAGGGATGAAATACCTGGCCAAGATCAAGCCGCAGGTGAAGGGTGGGAAACTGGCAGTTTCTGGCAAGCAGATCGTCATTACGGATGCGGATGAGATCATTCTCTATTTTTCGGCTGGGACAGATTTTAAAGACAAAAACTTCCAAACGGAGACGGAGAGGCTGATTGATGTCGCAGTGAAAAAATCTTACACTGTTCAGAAACAGAGTCATATTGCCAATTACCAGAAATTCTTCAATCGTACGACGCTGCATCTGGGTGGTTCGAAAGGGGATGATTTGCCCACGGACCAGCGGCTTTCATCATTCCAGAAAAATCCCGGTTCGGACAACGAGCTGCCCGTTTTATTTTTCCAGTATGGCCGTTATCTCAGCATTAGCAGCACGCGGGTGGGGTTATTGCCACCGAACTTGCAGGGGCTTTGGGCTAACCAGATCCAGACGCCCTGGAACGGAGATTATCACCTGGATGTGAACATTCAGATGAACCAGTGGCCGGTGGAGGTCGTCAACCTTTCGGAGCTCAATTTGCCGCTGGCTGATCTGGTAAAAGGATTGGTAAAACCCGGCGAAAAAACGGCGAAAGCATATTACAATGCCGATGGCTGGGTGGCGCACGTGATCACCAATGTCTGGGGTTTTACAGAACCTGGCGAAGAGGCTTCCTGGGGCGCAAGCAATGCAGGTTCGGGTTGGATCTGCAACAATCTTTGGGAACATTATGCATTTACATTAGACAAAGATTACCTCAAAGACATTTATCCCATCCTGAAAGGCGCGGCGGAATTTTACAACAGTGCATTGGTGCAACATCCAAAAACAGGCTGGCTGGTTACCGCTCCGTCCATTTCACCTGAAAACTCATTTTACCTGCCCAATGGCAAAACAGCCGCCATCTGCATGGGCCCAACGATTGATAACCAGATGACGCGGGAGCTTTTCACCAATGTCATCACGGCTTGCGAAGTGCTGGGCGTGGATGCCGCATTGAAAACAACATTGCAGAATAAATTGAAACAATTGCCGCCGCCGGGTGTGGTAGGAAGCGACGGCCGGCTGATGGAGTGGCTCGAAGAATACAAAGAAGTCGAGCCGAAACACCGCCACATTGCCCATTTGTACGGACTTTTCCCCGCACCGCTCATTACGCCGGAAAAAACGCCTGAACTCGCTGCTGCTTCCGCCAAAACGCTGGAAGCGCGCGGCGATGACAGTCCGGGCTGGTCGAAGGCTTATAAGCTGTTGTTTTGGGCGAGATTGCACGATGGTAACCGCGCTAATAAATTGCTGAAAGAACTCCTTGTGCCCACGCTGGATACGAATATGAACTACGGAGCAGGTGGCGGGGTGTATCCTAACATGCTCGTTGCCGGTCCACCATTCCAAATCGATGGGAACTATGGCGGCACAGCCGGGATCGCCGAAATGCTGATTCAAAGCCACGATGGTTACATTGACATTCTCCCCGCTATGCCGGATGCCTGGAAAGCCTCGGGTGAAGTGAAAGGTTTGAAAGCGCGCGGAAATTTTACCGTAGATTTTAAATGGGAAAACGGTAAAGTGACGGATTATAAGGTTTTGTCAAAAACACCCCGGAAAGTGTGGGTGAAAATGAATGGCGAAAAGAAGGAAATTACATCAACACATTAAAATATCTGTTATGCTGGCTATTTCTAAACAAATTAAAAACGCAACATGCCTGATAATAAGCATATTCATGCTTGTTCTCGTTTCTTTTCCATCATTCTCGCAAAGCTTTGAAGCGGAATCCGGAACGCTGGCTAATGGGGCTGACATTCAAAATTGCGATGCCTGTTCATCGCAGAAAATGGTCGGGAACCTGGGCGGCGGATCGGTAACAATTCCGGTGAATGTAGCGACGGCAGGCAATTACAGGCTTACACTTTCTTATGCGACGGGCGATCAGCGGACGATTAATGTGACACCGAACGGAGGCGATTTCATCGCTGTCACTTGTCCTGCTTCCGGCGGCTGGTCTGCGGTGGCTAGCATCGGGGTGAATGTTCCGCTTCAAGCCGGTAACAACAGCATCAAGCTGGATAATGCGTTTGGTTATGGTCCTAATGTGGACAAAATCGTGCTGACGCCGCTTAATACGGCTTCCATCCAAACGATCGCTTTTGGCACCAACAGCCGCATTGATTATGACCTCAGCAACGGGACTTATGATGTGTATTTTGATAATGTCAAAACAATCGGGGAAGCATTCGCTACGGCCAATTCGGATGCAATGGTCAATAGTACAGCAGGTTATACAAGCCGGACTTATTCTTCCGCTCCTGCGAATGACAGCTTTGGTTCAGGAACGAGGCATGTCATTACATTAACAGGCGGCGGACAGCTTGAAATGCAGCAGGTTTTTTACACTTACACGGGAAAAAATCATTTTTATACCGAACTCATTCTCAACGGATCAGGCTCAAATTCCTACAAAAATGACGCCGCTGACTTCCAATGCGGTTGATATACATTCCAATGGTGATCGCCGCGGGCTTTTTGTTCCTTTTGATAATGACAAATGGGTGCGTTACGAAGCAAAGGAAATTGGTTATGCCAATTTTACATCGTCAGAAGCAGGAGCAATTTATGATAATACGAGCCGGAAAGGGCTGATCATTGGTTCTGTGGAGCATGAAGTCTGGAAAAACGGGCGTGAACCTGGCGGGCGAAGGGCGCACAGAAACTTCATTCATTTCCGTAATTGCCGGCTGGACGAACGAGAATGTAACGCGCGACAAACGCGGCCACGGCTGGGTAGGCGTGGGCCAGCAAAGCTGCAAATCGCCCCGCATTATGGTGGGTTACTATGGCGACTGGCGCGACGGGTTTGAACAATACGGCAAGGCGAACGCACTGGCCGAGCCGCGCTACATTTTCGACTGGACTGCCGCCACACCTTTCGGCTGGAACAGCTGGGGCGCAATTCAGTCGAATTTGAATCTTCCCAAAGCCAAATCAGTCGTTGATTATTTTGCAACTCAGGTTCCTGCGTTCCGTAATGGGGACAATACATTGTTTGTTGATCTGGATTCCTATTGGGACAATCTGGCTCCCGGTGGCATGACGGGCGATTTCAGTCAGTTAACCGAATTTGCCAATTATTGTAAATCCAAAGGTTTGAAGCCAGGCATTTACTGGGCGCCTTTTGTGGATTGGGGTAAATCTGCACGCCAGATGGAAGGAAGTGCTTATAATTATGAGGATGTCTGGACCAAGGTGAATGGCGGTCCGCTGGACCTGGACGGCGCATATGCCCTCGATCCGACGCACCCGGGAACGAAGGCGCGCATTGCATATCTGATCGGAAAATTCAAAGCATGTGGTTTTGAAATGATCAAAATAGATTTCTTAGCTCACGCTTCACTGGAAGCCGACAGTTTTTACGAATCTGGCGTTCA
It includes:
- a CDS encoding CBM35 domain-containing protein, which codes for MLVLVSFPSFSQSFEAESGTLANGADIQNCDACSSQKMVGNLGGGSVTIPVNVATAGNYRLTLSYATGDQRTINVTPNGGDFIAVTCPASGGWSAVASIGVNVPLQAGNNSIKLDNAFGYGPNVDKIVLTPLNTASIQTIAFGTNSRIDYDLSNGTYDVYFDNVKTIGEAFATANSDAMVNSTAGYTSRTYSSAPANDSFGSGTRHVITLTGGGQLEMQQVFYTYTGKNHFYTELILNGSGSNSYKNDAADFQCG
- a CDS encoding glycoside hydrolase family 95 protein; the protein is MTYKLITAFLLTISLTTISIAQVKPQRLWFNKPASQWEETIPVGNGRLGMMSDGGVMRENVVLNDITLWSGGVQDANNYDAHKSLPEIRRLLLEGKNDEAQKLVNQNFVAKGAGSGHGDGANVPFGCYQVLGNLRMQFAYKGVDSSNIQYKDYKRELSLSDAVASLVYTVNGVTYRREYFTSFGDDIGIIKISADKPGQLNLRLNLDRPERFQTVVKNNALEMSGQLNNGTDGKGMKYLAKIKPQVKGGKLAVSGKQIVITDADEIILYFSAGTDFKDKNFQTETERLIDVAVKKSYTVQKQSHIANYQKFFNRTTLHLGGSKGDDLPTDQRLSSFQKNPGSDNELPVLFFQYGRYLSISSTRVGLLPPNLQGLWANQIQTPWNGDYHLDVNIQMNQWPVEVVNLSELNLPLADLVKGLVKPGEKTAKAYYNADGWVAHVITNVWGFTEPGEEASWGASNAGSGWICNNLWEHYAFTLDKDYLKDIYPILKGAAEFYNSALVQHPKTGWLVTAPSISPENSFYLPNGKTAAICMGPTIDNQMTRELFTNVITACEVLGVDAALKTTLQNKLKQLPPPGVVGSDGRLMEWLEEYKEVEPKHRHIAHLYGLFPAPLITPEKTPELAAASAKTLEARGDDSPGWSKAYKLLFWARLHDGNRANKLLKELLVPTLDTNMNYGAGGGVYPNMLVAGPPFQIDGNYGGTAGIAEMLIQSHDGYIDILPAMPDAWKASGEVKGLKARGNFTVDFKWENGKVTDYKVLSKTPRKVWVKMNGEKKEITSTH